Proteins from one Pleurocapsa minor HA4230-MV1 genomic window:
- the bchM gene encoding magnesium protoporphyrin IX methyltransferase — translation MKTADKLNDKAVVKDYFNQQGFDRWRRIYGETDDVNKVQKKIREGHQQTIDTVVGWLKDDGNLTDLTICDAGCGVGSLSIPLAEAGAIVSASDISAKMVGEAKEKAESALKDTSKVSFSVKDLEALTGKYDTVICLDVLIHYPTEDAAKMITHLASLAESRVILSFAPKTCLLFVLKKIGEFFPGPSKTTRAYQHKEADIIAVLKENGFEIKRAGMTSISFYYSRILEAVRTESK, via the coding sequence ATGAAAACCGCAGATAAGCTCAACGATAAAGCAGTTGTTAAAGATTATTTTAATCAGCAAGGATTCGATCGCTGGCGCAGAATTTACGGCGAAACTGACGATGTAAATAAGGTACAGAAGAAGATCCGCGAAGGACACCAGCAAACTATCGATACTGTAGTTGGTTGGTTAAAAGATGATGGTAACTTAACTGATTTGACAATTTGTGATGCGGGGTGTGGTGTTGGTAGTTTGAGTATTCCTCTAGCGGAAGCGGGAGCAATAGTTTCAGCGAGTGATATTTCCGCCAAAATGGTGGGGGAAGCCAAAGAAAAAGCCGAATCGGCATTGAAAGATACTAGTAAAGTGTCTTTTAGCGTCAAGGATTTGGAAGCGTTAACAGGCAAGTACGATACGGTAATTTGTCTGGATGTGCTGATTCATTACCCCACAGAGGATGCAGCCAAGATGATTACTCACCTAGCATCTTTAGCCGAATCTCGCGTAATTTTAAGTTTTGCACCGAAAACTTGTTTGTTGTTTGTGCTGAAAAAGATCGGCGAATTTTTTCCTGGCCCTTCTAAAACTACTAGAGCTTATCAACACAAAGAGGCAGATATTATTGCTGTCCTGAAAGAAAATGGCTTCGAAATTAAGCGCGCGGGGATGACTAGTATTAGTTTTTATTATTCAAGAATTTTAGAAGCAGTTAGGACGGAGAGTAAGTAG
- a CDS encoding DUF4926 domain-containing protein: MTLELYSEVALTQNIADHNLKIGDVATLVDFVPHPHGGEKGCVLEIFNAVGESIGVATVLISAIKSLSASEILTTRPLK; this comes from the coding sequence ATGACCCTTGAACTATATTCGGAAGTCGCCTTGACTCAAAACATAGCTGACCACAATCTGAAAATTGGAGATGTTGCTACTTTAGTTGATTTTGTTCCCCATCCCCACGGTGGAGAAAAAGGGTGCGTATTAGAAATTTTTAACGCTGTAGGAGAATCCATTGGTGTAGCTACTGTTTTGATCTCTGCGATTAAATCTCTATCAGCTAGCGAGATATTAACTACCCGTCCGTTGAAATAA
- a CDS encoding type II toxin-antitoxin system ParD family antitoxin, producing the protein MNIKLKPEQEKFIQNKIASGEYNNADDVITETFKLLEIREKKIKELQAKIAVGTEQRANGQLTQGEQVFARLQEKINRVKD; encoded by the coding sequence ATGAATATTAAACTCAAACCAGAACAAGAGAAATTCATTCAAAATAAGATTGCTAGTGGTGAATATAACAACGCTGATGATGTAATTACTGAAACTTTTAAACTCTTAGAAATTAGAGAGAAAAAGATAAAAGAACTTCAAGCTAAAATTGCCGTTGGTACAGAACAAAGAGCTAATGGACAGTTAACTCAAGGGGAACAAGTTTTTGCTCGTTTACAAGAGAAAATTAATCGAGTAAAAGACTGA
- a CDS encoding UPF0182 family protein translates to MKPLYSYLLKTIAIIVGLWLIFEFSSRLFAEILWFQEVDYLSVFVVKRASQYILWAIATLVSGLFIGFNLWLASRWQWQWLPKDEWYDVGLSVTPEQKQLFGREIISATRNRKATSSDTKQNIEPNTEQKIYSPRLKLPLLLTAAIAFAGGITYILTTCIDLALSVWQTSYPLPQIATVFKPPLDSFNLANLTGFIVSYLRQLIVVFTVVGLLLWKPRISLKAIAILLSIIFGLIAAANWSVFLRFFNPSQFNLNDPQFGQDIGFYIFRFPVWHLIESWLLALSCCTLLSCTLYYLLSGNSLSQGRFPGFTKIQLRHISFLGAAVMLALACQHWLNRFDLLYSTRGVVYGASYTNIRVQLPLEVWLTLVSIVSALWLLYKGFTGYRNSQLQQRKIKKIILLIFPFTLYLSVLVISNIASTTVQYLIVQPNELAKERPYIERSIAFTRQAFNLNNIETKTFNPQGELTAADIQNNNLTIKNIRLWDTRPILQTNRQLQQIRPYYQFYDADIDRYLLSKSDFDLAYKQQVIIAARELDYAQVQDIAKTWVNEHLIYTHGYGFTLSPVNQVAEGGLPYYYVKDLGTGNEETGSLTISDEIIRHSIPIGKPRIYFGELTNPYIMTSTKVRELDFPSGEENVYTTYDGTGGIKIGNYWRRVLFAQYLKDWQMLFAQDFTQDTKLLFRRNIKQRIKEIAPFLSYDQDPYLVVAKTNERQDHLYWIIDAYTISDRYPYSDPGKNKFNYLRNSVKVVVDAYDGQVDFYIADETDPIIRTWNKIFPQLFKPLSAMPVDLHRHIRYPEDLFSIQSERLLTYHMLDPQVFYNREDQWQIPQEIYGDRSQAVEPYYLIMKLPTASQEEFILLHPYSPMNRPNLIAWFAARSDGADYGKLLLYKFPKQKLIYGTNQIEALINQDPVISQQISLWNREGSRAIQGNLLIIPIEQSLLYVEPLYIEAKENSLPTLARVIVIYENQIVMAETLDEGIKAIFQPQNDVDTIIRSVEDVTSKN, encoded by the coding sequence ATGAAACCGCTTTATTCATACCTTTTAAAAACGATCGCCATTATTGTAGGCTTGTGGTTAATTTTTGAATTTTCCTCAAGGTTATTTGCTGAAATACTTTGGTTTCAAGAGGTAGACTATCTCTCAGTCTTTGTCGTAAAACGTGCCAGTCAATATATTCTCTGGGCGATCGCCACTTTAGTTTCAGGACTATTTATCGGGTTTAATCTATGGTTAGCAAGTCGTTGGCAGTGGCAGTGGCTACCCAAGGATGAATGGTATGACGTAGGTTTGTCTGTAACCCCTGAGCAAAAGCAGCTATTTGGCAGAGAGATAATTAGCGCTACCCGAAACAGAAAAGCTACAAGCTCTGATACTAAGCAAAATATTGAGCCAAATACCGAGCAAAAAATATATTCTCCTCGTTTGAAGTTACCTCTTTTATTAACCGCAGCGATCGCCTTTGCGGGAGGAATTACTTACATCCTGACTACCTGTATCGATCTGGCTTTATCTGTTTGGCAAACTAGCTATCCTCTACCCCAAATTGCCACAGTTTTCAAACCGCCTCTTGATAGTTTTAATCTGGCGAATCTGACAGGTTTTATAGTTAGCTATTTGCGTCAGTTAATTGTCGTCTTTACGGTTGTGGGATTATTGTTGTGGAAACCACGCATTAGTTTAAAAGCGATCGCTATTTTACTGAGTATTATCTTTGGCTTGATTGCAGCAGCTAACTGGTCGGTATTTCTGCGCTTTTTTAATCCATCTCAGTTTAATTTAAATGATCCACAGTTCGGTCAGGATATTGGCTTTTATATCTTTCGCTTTCCTGTGTGGCATTTAATTGAATCTTGGCTACTGGCTTTATCCTGCTGCACCTTGTTAAGCTGCACTTTGTACTATTTATTATCAGGAAATAGTCTATCGCAAGGGCGTTTTCCAGGCTTTACTAAAATCCAGTTGCGCCATATTTCTTTTTTGGGTGCAGCGGTGATGCTTGCCCTAGCTTGTCAACATTGGCTGAACCGTTTTGACCTACTTTATAGTACTCGTGGTGTAGTATATGGTGCTAGCTACACCAATATTCGAGTTCAATTACCTTTAGAAGTATGGCTAACTCTGGTATCAATTGTTAGCGCTCTTTGGTTGTTGTATAAAGGTTTTACAGGATATCGAAATTCACAGCTACAACAGCGCAAGATCAAAAAAATTATCTTGTTAATTTTTCCTTTTACGCTCTATTTATCAGTTCTTGTCATCAGCAACATTGCCAGCACCACGGTACAGTATTTAATTGTTCAACCCAACGAATTAGCCAAGGAAAGACCCTATATTGAGCGCAGTATTGCCTTCACTCGCCAAGCGTTTAACTTAAATAATATTGAAACTAAAACCTTTAATCCTCAAGGAGAATTAACCGCAGCCGATATTCAGAATAATAATTTAACCATCAAAAACATCCGTTTGTGGGATACTCGTCCCATCCTGCAAACCAATCGACAGCTACAGCAAATCCGTCCCTACTATCAATTTTATGATGCGGATATCGATCGCTATTTATTAAGTAAATCCGATTTCGATCTTGCTTATAAACAACAGGTAATTATTGCAGCCAGGGAGTTAGACTATGCTCAAGTCCAGGATATTGCCAAAACCTGGGTTAACGAACATTTAATTTATACTCATGGTTATGGCTTTACCCTTTCTCCTGTTAACCAAGTTGCGGAAGGTGGCTTGCCCTATTATTACGTTAAAGATCTGGGTACAGGAAACGAAGAAACAGGTTCACTAACTATTTCAGATGAGATAATCCGTCATAGTATTCCCATCGGTAAACCCCGTATCTACTTTGGTGAATTGACCAACCCCTACATCATGACTTCAACTAAGGTTAGGGAACTAGATTTTCCTAGTGGCGAAGAAAATGTTTACACCACTTACGACGGTACTGGCGGGATTAAAATTGGTAACTACTGGCGACGAGTCTTGTTTGCTCAATACCTTAAAGACTGGCAAATGCTGTTTGCTCAAGATTTTACCCAGGATACAAAACTACTATTTCGCCGTAACATTAAACAAAGAATCAAAGAGATCGCACCTTTCCTCAGCTACGATCAAGATCCTTACTTAGTAGTAGCTAAAACTAATGAGCGTCAAGATCATCTTTATTGGATTATAGATGCTTATACGATCAGCGATCGCTATCCTTATTCAGATCCAGGCAAAAATAAATTTAACTATCTGCGCAACTCAGTCAAAGTAGTGGTAGATGCCTATGATGGTCAAGTAGATTTTTATATAGCTGATGAAACCGATCCCATAATTCGCACTTGGAACAAAATTTTTCCCCAGCTATTTAAACCTCTGTCTGCCATGCCTGTAGATTTACACCGACATATTCGCTATCCCGAAGATCTGTTTAGTATTCAGTCAGAAAGACTCTTGACTTATCACATGCTAGATCCTCAAGTATTTTATAACCGTGAGGATCAATGGCAAATTCCCCAAGAAATCTATGGCGATCGATCTCAGGCAGTAGAACCTTACTACTTGATCATGAAGTTACCTACCGCCAGCCAAGAAGAATTTATTCTTCTCCATCCTTATTCCCCGATGAATCGTCCTAACCTAATTGCTTGGTTTGCAGCTAGATCTGATGGCGCGGATTATGGCAAGTTACTACTTTATAAATTCCCCAAACAAAAGCTAATTTACGGCACTAATCAAATCGAAGCTTTAATCAACCAAGATCCTGTAATCTCTCAACAAATTTCTCTGTGGAATCGAGAAGGATCCCGAGCCATTCAAGGTAATTTACTAATTATCCCCATCGAACAATCATTACTGTATGTCGAACCACTCTATATCGAAGCGAAAGAAAATAGCTTGCCTACTTTAGCCAGAGTAATTGTGATCTATGAAAACCAAATTGTGATGGCAGAAACTTTAGACGAGGGAATCAAGGCAATTTTTCAACCTCAAAATGATGTTGATACGATTATTCGTTCTGTAGAAGACGTTACGTCCAAAAACTAA
- a CDS encoding cardiolipin synthase B has translation MIESILWWLVIIFLIVSLSIFVGFYLRGAFRDRIIYKVKHAPRPEEPHFPYVLASITNSFITDGIVTDFWNEAGAIQRARLDAISQAQHTIDFETFFMTPGKRADDFAAALAERAAEGVEIRLVVDHYGTKDLSDQYWNRLRGAGVKVSFFNSFKWRAPLDYAGRTHRKLLLIDGEFGLVGGAGISDLWDGIEKKDDTQPWLDVEMRIEGEIISILEGVFSQHWTFSNGTADLSKFKFHNFNYYGKNRERDRSDHHDLMLVVPGANPRIRFSPIQAFKYNSIICARKRIWLASPYFLPDPNSIDLLVAAKQDGVDVRILTTSERSDKKPVYYASYEHYGKLLKGGVTIYEYQPSMTHAKLLLIDDIWATTGSANFDPRSFCHNEELDICSAQPRLVEGIRATFEKGFAQSQIITYADWQKRPLIKHRILGNVVDFFQWQL, from the coding sequence ATGATTGAATCTATTTTATGGTGGCTGGTTATTATTTTTTTAATAGTTAGCTTAAGTATATTTGTCGGCTTTTATTTAAGAGGTGCGTTTCGCGATCGCATTATCTATAAAGTTAAACATGCACCTAGACCAGAAGAACCTCATTTTCCCTACGTTTTAGCTAGTATTACCAACTCTTTTATTACTGATGGCATCGTCACTGATTTTTGGAACGAAGCTGGTGCTATTCAACGTGCGCGTCTAGATGCGATTAGTCAAGCGCAGCATACAATTGATTTTGAAACATTTTTTATGACTCCTGGCAAACGAGCAGATGATTTTGCTGCTGCTTTAGCCGAAAGAGCTGCTGAAGGTGTTGAAATAAGGCTGGTTGTCGATCATTATGGGACGAAAGATCTCTCCGACCAATATTGGAACCGTTTACGAGGTGCTGGAGTCAAAGTTTCTTTTTTTAATTCTTTTAAGTGGCGCGCTCCTCTAGATTATGCTGGACGTACTCACCGTAAACTCCTACTGATTGATGGTGAATTTGGCTTAGTTGGCGGTGCGGGGATCTCCGATCTTTGGGATGGGATTGAAAAAAAAGATGATACTCAACCTTGGCTAGATGTGGAGATGCGGATCGAGGGGGAAATTATTAGTATTTTAGAAGGTGTATTTTCTCAACACTGGACTTTTAGTAATGGTACAGCAGATTTAAGCAAATTTAAATTCCACAATTTTAATTATTATGGCAAAAATCGAGAGCGCGATCGATCTGATCATCATGATTTAATGTTGGTTGTACCAGGAGCAAACCCCAGAATTCGTTTTTCTCCCATCCAGGCTTTTAAATACAACAGTATTATTTGTGCTAGAAAGCGGATTTGGTTAGCTAGCCCTTATTTTTTACCTGACCCCAACTCAATTGATTTATTAGTAGCCGCCAAACAAGATGGGGTAGATGTTCGCATTCTCACTACTAGCGAACGGAGTGATAAAAAACCTGTTTACTATGCCTCTTATGAACATTACGGTAAATTATTAAAAGGTGGGGTAACAATTTATGAATATCAGCCCAGTATGACTCATGCAAAGTTACTGCTAATTGACGATATTTGGGCAACTACAGGGAGTGCTAACTTTGACCCTCGCAGCTTTTGCCACAACGAGGAATTAGATATCTGTAGCGCCCAGCCGAGGTTAGTTGAAGGAATTCGAGCTACTTTTGAAAAGGGTTTTGCTCAAAGCCAAATAATAACTTATGCCGACTGGCAAAAACGCCCCTTAATCAAACATCGTATATTAGGTAATGTAGTTGACTTTTTCCAGTGGCAACTTTAA
- a CDS encoding glutaminyl-peptide cyclotransferase encodes MIPKNLWLTIVVTLFGCQQATQSPIAVAQKTTICSYEVIQTYPHDQNAFTQGLIFDQGELYESTGLEGKSSVRKVDLETGKVLQISKLDDRYFGEGMTLWQDRLIQLTWVSKTGFVYDKKTLKQIATFHYPTQGWGITHNDRELIMSDGSNTLYFLNPNTFKETKRIKVTENDRPIDKLNELEFVKGEIWANIWLSDRIARIDPKTGVVIGWLDLTGIIDPAATPTQDAVLNGIAYDPESDRLFVTGKLWPKLFEIKPICD; translated from the coding sequence ATGATTCCAAAAAACTTGTGGTTAACCATAGTAGTAACCTTGTTTGGCTGTCAACAAGCTACACAATCACCCATCGCCGTGGCACAAAAAACTACAATCTGTAGTTATGAAGTTATTCAAACTTATCCTCACGACCAAAATGCTTTTACTCAAGGTCTAATTTTTGACCAGGGTGAGCTATACGAAAGTACTGGATTAGAGGGCAAATCATCAGTTAGAAAAGTTGATTTAGAGACAGGCAAAGTTCTACAGATTAGTAAATTAGACGATCGCTATTTTGGCGAAGGCATGACTTTGTGGCAAGATCGCCTAATCCAACTTACTTGGGTTTCTAAAACGGGTTTTGTTTATGACAAAAAAACTTTAAAGCAGATTGCTACCTTTCATTATCCAACTCAAGGTTGGGGCATAACTCATAACGATCGAGAACTGATCATGAGCGATGGCTCAAATACTCTCTATTTTCTTAATCCTAATACTTTTAAAGAAACTAAACGGATTAAGGTAACAGAAAATGACCGTCCTATCGATAAATTAAACGAATTAGAATTTGTCAAAGGAGAAATCTGGGCGAATATTTGGTTGAGCGATCGCATTGCCCGTATTGACCCTAAAACGGGTGTCGTGATAGGCTGGCTCGATCTCACAGGAATCATTGACCCCGCAGCCACACCCACCCAAGATGCAGTCTTAAACGGTATTGCTTACGATCCTGAGTCTGATCGGCTATTTGTAACAGGAAAACTTTGGCCCAAGCTATTTGAAATCAAGCCAATATGTGATTAG
- a CDS encoding pentapeptide repeat-containing protein, translating to MTNSNKFIATELFDSKGETGEKIVWNGIKRGFERRKCIAYWRYPIFSPDKLRKEPDILIADYQLGLIVIEVKAIRIEQLVNIQGHRWQYQNFYTDSGNPYQQAERQLYALLEYSDREPLLKRQVSARAMVALPYITQVQWQERGWANLPNSPPILWQEQLIDSELIVKAIANTHPLVIGSDLTPTQWELLQAVLGGTALYTPEHQQRNCSSLNTGLNRRKIIQQVRSRLNQLDLQQETLAKQIPPGMQRIRGVAGSGKTVALCQKAALMAVKYPQWQIALVFFSRSLYDSITQQVDRWIRYFTQDQMNYDPENSGLKILHAWGSKQQPGFYGTISRATGNISLSVPFTLSSQPNEALAEACLQLLENRIIPQIYDAVLIDEAQDLMTDLWLYQHKQPFYWLVYQSLRPINPISPQQRRLIWAYDELQSLGSLKLPEPVELFGEELGHLVTGQYNQQINKTEIISRSYRTPQQIIMVAQAIALGLLRENGLLTGSIYPEEWAALGYKVTGDWQLGNQITLTRESNSPHIISELWQGEMICFERFASRQQELTILAQKLQQNLTDDQLQPDREILIIVLGSAYEANTLLKHTATFLINQGLNIYLPSQRTYNCIDPTQQDNPNQFWYPGAITLSTIHRAKGQEADLVYLVGLDRIAQSDNISLRHQLFTALTRTRAWVNISGVGDYALYQELTQLMKSGDCLTFTVTSQPQRELRISDRASLIQGYALNRRNFRHANLRHADLSQMHLANINLIDADLSHANLAGANLTNAKLIAANLSHANLTNANLTNAKLMGADLTEANLTGTNLDRF from the coding sequence ATGACTAATTCAAATAAATTTATTGCCACAGAATTATTTGATAGTAAGGGAGAAACAGGAGAAAAAATAGTTTGGAATGGGATTAAAAGAGGTTTTGAACGGAGAAAATGTATTGCTTATTGGCGTTACCCTATTTTTAGTCCAGATAAATTGCGCAAAGAGCCTGATATTTTAATTGCGGATTATCAGCTAGGATTAATTGTCATTGAAGTTAAAGCAATCAGGATTGAACAGTTAGTTAATATTCAAGGTCATCGTTGGCAATATCAGAATTTTTATACAGATTCGGGCAATCCATATCAACAGGCAGAAAGACAGTTATATGCCTTATTAGAATATAGCGATCGCGAACCTTTGTTAAAACGTCAGGTTAGTGCTAGAGCGATGGTGGCACTGCCTTATATTACTCAAGTTCAATGGCAAGAGCGAGGCTGGGCAAATCTACCCAATTCTCCACCTATTTTGTGGCAAGAACAGCTCATAGATTCTGAGTTGATTGTTAAGGCGATCGCTAATACTCATCCCCTAGTTATCGGTTCAGATCTCACGCCGACTCAGTGGGAATTGTTACAAGCTGTATTGGGAGGTACTGCTCTTTATACCCCCGAACATCAACAGCGTAATTGTTCTAGTTTAAATACTGGTTTAAATAGACGCAAGATTATTCAACAGGTGCGATCGCGCTTAAATCAGTTGGACTTGCAACAGGAAACCCTAGCCAAACAAATTCCCCCAGGCATGCAGCGGATCAGAGGGGTAGCAGGTTCGGGTAAAACCGTGGCATTGTGTCAGAAAGCAGCCTTGATGGCGGTTAAGTATCCTCAATGGCAAATTGCGCTGGTGTTTTTTTCTCGCAGTCTGTATGACTCCATAACTCAGCAGGTAGATCGCTGGATACGCTATTTTACCCAGGATCAAATGAACTACGATCCTGAAAACTCTGGACTAAAAATTCTCCATGCTTGGGGAAGTAAGCAACAGCCTGGTTTTTATGGCACGATCTCGCGGGCGACGGGGAATATTTCTTTATCCGTACCCTTTACCCTCAGTAGTCAACCTAATGAAGCCCTGGCAGAAGCTTGTTTGCAGCTATTAGAAAACCGTATTATTCCTCAAATATATGATGCTGTCTTGATTGATGAAGCACAAGACTTAATGACGGATCTCTGGCTTTATCAGCATAAACAGCCTTTTTATTGGCTAGTCTATCAATCACTGCGCCCTATAAATCCTATATCGCCTCAGCAAAGAAGACTAATCTGGGCTTATGACGAATTGCAAAGTTTGGGCAGTTTAAAGTTACCCGAACCCGTTGAACTATTTGGCGAAGAATTAGGACATTTAGTTACAGGGCAATATAATCAGCAGATTAATAAGACAGAAATAATCTCTCGTAGTTATCGTACACCTCAACAGATAATTATGGTGGCGCAGGCGATCGCCCTTGGCTTATTGAGAGAAAACGGTTTACTCACGGGTTCGATCTATCCTGAAGAATGGGCAGCTTTGGGCTATAAAGTTACGGGAGATTGGCAGTTAGGTAATCAGATTACCCTGACTAGGGAATCAAATTCACCGCATATTATTAGTGAACTATGGCAGGGAGAGATGATCTGCTTTGAACGCTTTGCTTCTCGACAGCAAGAATTAACTATCCTGGCGCAAAAACTGCAACAAAATCTAACGGACGATCAGCTTCAGCCAGATCGAGAAATACTAATCATTGTCTTGGGTTCAGCTTATGAAGCCAACACGTTACTTAAACATACTGCCACTTTTTTAATCAATCAGGGACTCAATATTTATCTTCCCAGTCAACGCACTTATAACTGTATCGATCCTACCCAACAAGATAATCCCAATCAATTCTGGTATCCAGGAGCAATTACCCTTTCGACAATTCATCGCGCCAAAGGACAAGAAGCCGATTTAGTCTATCTAGTCGGTTTAGATCGCATCGCACAATCAGATAATATATCTCTGCGTCATCAGCTTTTTACTGCTCTAACTCGTACTAGAGCCTGGGTAAATATTAGCGGGGTGGGAGACTATGCTCTTTATCAAGAATTAACTCAACTAATGAAAAGTGGCGATTGTCTTACCTTCACTGTAACTAGTCAACCCCAAAGAGAACTGAGAATTAGCGATCGCGCCAGTCTCATCCAAGGATATGCTCTAAATAGGAGAAACTTTCGTCACGCCAATCTCCGACACGCCGATTTATCCCAGATGCACTTGGCAAACATCAATCTGATTGATGCCGACTTGAGCCACGCTAATCTAGCAGGCGCAAATTTGACTAACGCTAAACTAATCGCTGCTAATCTGAGTCATGCCAATCTAACTAATGCTAATTTAACCAACGCCAAACTTATGGGAGCAGATTTAACAGAAGCTAATTTAACGGGGACTAATTTAGATCGATTTTAA
- a CDS encoding class I fructose-bisphosphate aldolase: protein MVTTELTSQISSLLGKEAEDLLTYKAKIAKDTLHLPGKDFIERIFLNSDRNPQVLRSLQALYSTGRLANTGYLSILPVDQGIEHSAAASFAPNPLYFDPENIIRLALEGGCNAVATTLGVLGMMSRKYAHRLPFIVKLNHNELLTYPNPADQIMFASVKQAWNLGAVAVGATIYFGSPESSREIQEVSKAFAQAHELGMATILWCYLRNDAFKQDKDYHLAADLTGQANHLGVTIEADIIKQKLPTCNGGYQAVAQATGAKYGRTNDKVYSELSSDHPIDLTRYQVLNCYAGRSGLINSGDSAGDHDFAEAVRTAVINKRAGGSGLISGRKTFQRPMSEGIKLFNTIQDVYLADEVTIA, encoded by the coding sequence ATGGTTACTACTGAATTAACTTCGCAGATTTCATCACTATTAGGTAAAGAAGCAGAAGATTTACTCACCTACAAAGCCAAGATAGCCAAGGATACTTTACATTTACCAGGAAAAGACTTTATCGAACGCATTTTTCTTAATAGCGATCGCAACCCACAAGTCTTGAGATCTTTACAAGCGCTATACTCTACGGGCAGACTAGCCAATACGGGCTATCTATCTATCTTGCCTGTAGACCAAGGGATCGAACACTCCGCAGCAGCTTCTTTTGCACCCAACCCGCTCTATTTTGACCCAGAAAACATTATTAGATTAGCCCTTGAAGGTGGTTGTAATGCGGTGGCTACAACTTTGGGAGTTTTGGGGATGATGTCCCGCAAATATGCCCATCGTCTGCCTTTTATCGTTAAGCTCAATCACAATGAGCTACTGACTTATCCTAATCCAGCAGATCAAATTATGTTTGCCTCGGTAAAGCAAGCCTGGAACTTGGGGGCTGTAGCCGTTGGTGCAACTATTTATTTTGGTTCACCAGAGTCATCGAGAGAGATCCAAGAGGTAAGTAAAGCTTTTGCCCAAGCCCATGAATTAGGCATGGCAACGATTCTTTGGTGTTATCTACGCAACGATGCCTTTAAACAAGACAAAGACTATCATTTAGCAGCAGATCTAACAGGACAAGCAAACCATTTGGGGGTAACCATTGAGGCGGATATTATTAAGCAAAAATTACCCACCTGTAATGGCGGTTATCAAGCAGTAGCTCAAGCTACAGGAGCAAAATATGGTCGCACTAATGACAAGGTTTACAGCGAATTGAGCAGCGATCACCCAATCGATTTAACTCGCTATCAGGTACTTAATTGCTATGCAGGGCGCAGTGGTTTAATCAATTCTGGGGATTCTGCGGGCGATCATGACTTCGCTGAGGCGGTACGTACTGCGGTAATTAATAAACGTGCTGGTGGTTCAGGCTTGATTTCGGGCAGAAAGACTTTCCAGCGTCCAATGTCTGAAGGGATTAAGCTATTTAACACCATTCAAGATGTTTATTTAGCCGATGAAGTAACTATTGCTTAA
- a CDS encoding DMT family transporter, translating into MKFSNLLELLLLAAVWGASFLFMRIAAPVLGPVLLIELRVVLAGITLLLVATRFNLIGEIRKNLIPLLVIGCINTAIPFLLFAFAALYLPAGFSSLLNAMTPLFGTLITGLWLREKLTLSQFIGLIVGFAGVTILVGWTELPVTNSFIWAVVAGLSAAFLYAVGASYAQKKLSGVNSIVVATGSLLSATICLLPITPWFLPDAFPSMTVIWMTIALGLFSTALAYVMYFHLLSNVGVSKSLTVAYLVPLFAMFWGTLILDEPITQSMVLGCGLILSGTAIAIYQ; encoded by the coding sequence ATGAAATTTTCCAATCTACTAGAGCTACTGTTACTTGCTGCGGTGTGGGGTGCTTCTTTTTTATTTATGAGAATTGCTGCACCTGTTTTAGGCCCAGTATTATTAATTGAATTAAGGGTAGTGTTAGCTGGTATAACCTTATTGTTAGTGGCAACTCGCTTTAATCTGATCGGCGAAATCCGCAAGAATTTAATTCCGTTATTGGTAATCGGCTGTATCAATACAGCAATTCCTTTTTTATTATTTGCTTTTGCTGCTTTGTATCTTCCTGCGGGGTTTTCTTCCCTACTGAATGCCATGACACCCTTATTTGGGACGTTAATTACAGGCTTGTGGTTGAGAGAAAAATTAACTTTGAGTCAGTTTATCGGTTTGATCGTCGGTTTTGCGGGGGTAACAATACTTGTCGGCTGGACTGAACTTCCTGTAACCAATAGTTTTATCTGGGCTGTCGTAGCGGGATTAAGCGCAGCTTTTTTATACGCCGTGGGTGCATCTTACGCCCAAAAAAAATTATCAGGAGTCAATTCTATAGTCGTGGCAACAGGAAGTTTATTGAGCGCAACTATATGTTTGTTGCCAATTACGCCGTGGTTTTTACCTGATGCATTTCCTTCTATGACAGTAATTTGGATGACGATCGCCCTAGGATTATTTTCCACTGCTTTGGCATACGTGATGTATTTTCATTTGCTAAGTAATGTTGGCGTAAGCAAATCCTTAACCGTGGCTTATTTAGTTCCCCTGTTTGCCATGTTTTGGGGGACGCTCATCTTAGATGAACCCATTACTCAATCGATGGTTCTCGGCTGTGGTTTAATTTTATCGGGTACAGCGATCGCCATTTATCAATAG